Proteins encoded together in one Helicobacter pylori window:
- a CDS encoding toxin, whose translation MKKFKKKPKSIKRSHQNQKTILKRPLWLMPLLIGGFASGVYADGTDILGFSWGEKSQKVCVHHPWYALWSCDKWEEKTQQYTGNQLITKTWAGGNAANYYHSQNNQDITANLKNDNGTYFLSGLYNYTGGEYNGGNLNIELGSNATFNLGASSGNSFTSWYPNGHTNITFSAGTINVNNSVEVGNRVGSGAGTHTGIATLKLNANKVNINSNISAFKTSQVNIGNANSVIAIGSVSLSGNTCSSLASVGVGANCSNSGPSYSFKGTTNATNTTFSNANGSFTFEENATFSGAKWNGGVFTFNKEFNATNNTAFNSGSFTFKDTSSFNNASFSNATYTFDNQATFQNSSFNGGTFTFNNQTNPTNRAQHPQIQNSSFSGGAITLKGFVDFQQAFNNSNHQLTIQNASFNNATFNNTGKITIEKDASFNNTTFNTSVNTNNMIISGGVTLSGKNDLNNGSTLDFGSSKITLTQGTTFNLTSLGSEKSVTILNSSGGITYNHLLNHAINGLTNALKTNESPSKPQSFAQGLWDMITYNGVTGQLLSENAATPKPADSSPSAPTKDSPQVYQVGYKIGDTIYKLQETFSHDSIIIQALESGTYTPPPVINGSKFDLSASNYINADMPWYDHKYYIPKSQNFTESGTYYLPSVQIWGSYTNSFKQTFSASGSNLVIGYNATWTDHNVSSSGTVSFGDTSGSALNGHCGPWPYYQCTGTTNGTYSAYHVYITANLRSGNRIGTGGAANLVFNGVDSINIANATITQHNAGIYSSSMTFSTQNMDNSQNLSGLNANGTLLVYGTTFTNQAKDGKFIFNVGQAVFENTNFNGGSYQFSGDSLNFSNNNQFNSGSFEISAKNASFNNANFNNSASFNFNNSNATTSFMGDFTNANSNLQIAGNAVFGNSTNGSQNTANFNNTGSVNISGNATFDNVVFNSPTNTSVKGQVTLNNITLKNLNAPLSFGDGTIAFSAHSVINIGEAITNGNPITLVSSSKEIEYNNAFSKNLWQLINYQGHGASSEKLVSSVGNGVYDVVYSFNNQTYNFQEIFSQNSISIRRLGVGMVFDYVDMEKSDHLYYQNALGFMTYMPNSYNNNLGNLNNTIYYYDNSIDFYASGKTLFTKAEFSQTFTGQNSAIVFGAKNIWTNASDAPQSSVIIRFGDNKGAGSNDASGHCWNLQCIGFITGHYEAQKIYITGSIESGNRISSGGGASLNFNGLQGILLTNATLYNRAAGTQSSSMNFVSNSANIQAQNSYFIDDTAQNKGNPNFSFNALNLDFSNSSFRGYVGTTQSVFQFNAVNAISFTNSSNLSSGLYQMQAKSVLFDNSNLSVSVGTSSIKANAINLSQNASINASNHSTLELSGDLNLNDTSSLNLNQSTINVSNNATINDYASLIASNGSHLNFNGAVNFNSANITTSLNNSSIVFKGASSLGGQFNLSNNSSLDFQGSSAITSNTAFNFYDNAFSQSPIAFHQALDIKAPLSLGGNLLNPNNSSVLNLKNSQLVFSDQGSLNIANIDLLSDLNDNKNRVYNIIQADMNNNWYERISFFGMRINDGIYDAKNQTYSFTNPLNNALKITESFKNNQLSVTLSQIPGIKNALYNIGSEIFNYQKVYNNANGVYSYSDDAEGVFYLTSSVKGYYNPNQSYQASGSNNTTKNNNITSESSVISQTYNAQGNPISALHVYNKGYNFNNIKALGQMALKLYPEIKKILGNDFSLSSLSDLKGDALNQLTKLITPSDWKNINELIDNANNSVVQNFNNGTLIVGATKIGQTDTNSAVVFGGLGYQKPCDYTDIVCQKFRGTYLGQLLESSSADLGYIDTTFNAKEIYLTGTLGSGNAWGTGGSASVTFNSQTSLILNQANIVSSQTDGIFSMLGQEGINKVFNQAGLANILGEVAMQSINKAGGLGNLIVNTLGSDSVIGGYLTPEQKNQTLSQLLGQNNFDNLMNDSGLNTAIKDLIRQKLGFWTGLVGGLAGLGGIDLQNPEKLIGSMSINDLLSKKGLFNQITSFISANDIGQVISVMLQDIVKPSNALQNDIVALGKQMIGEFLGQDTLNSLESLLQNQQIKSVLDKVLAAKGLGSIYEQGLGDLIPSLGKKGLFAPYGLSQVWQKGDFSFNAQGNVFVQNSTFSNANGGTLSFNAGNSLIFAGNNHIAFTNHFGTLQLLSNQVSNINITTLDASNGLKINAGSNNISVSQGDLFINASCTQQSTPTTASAANPCAFNAQSANGASSNSASNNAPIALNNNDESLMVTANDFNFSGNIYANGVVDFSKIKGSANVKNLYLYNNAQFQANNLTISNQAVLENNASFVTNNLNIQGAFNNNATQKIEVLQNLVIASNASLGTGIYGLEVGGALNNLGTIHFNLENIQTPVNPLIQAEGIINLNTTQTPFINVNNSMANNTTYTLLKSRRYIDYNINPNSLQSYLKLYTLININGNHIEEKNGVLTYLGQRVLLQDKGLLLSVALPNSNNASQNNILSLSVLYDQIKMSYGDRIMDFTPPTLQDYIVGIQGQSALNQIEAIGGNNAIKWLSTLMMDTKENPLFAPIYLKNHSLNEILGVTKDLQNTASLISNPNFRDNATNLLELASYTQQTSRLTKLSDFRAREGESDFSERLLELKNKRFSDPNPGEVFVKYSQLSKHPNNLWVQGVGGASFISGGNGTLYGLNAGYDRLVKNMILGGYVAYGYSGFNGNIMHSLANNVDVGMYARAFLKRNEFTLSANETYGGNANNINSSNPLLSVLNQRYNYNTWTTSVNGNYGYDFMFKQKSVVLKPQVGLSYHFIGLSGMKGKMQNPAYQQFVMHSNPSNESVLTLNMGLESRKYFGKNSYYFVTARLGRDLLIKSKGGNMVRFVGENTLLYRKGEIFNTFASVITGGEMHLWRLMYVNAGVGLKMGLQYQDLNITGNVGMRVAF comes from the coding sequence ATGAAAAAGTTTAAAAAGAAACCAAAAAGTATCAAACGATCGCATCAAAATCAAAAAACAATCTTAAAGCGTCCTTTATGGCTTATGCCTTTACTGATTGGCGGGTTTGCTAGTGGGGTGTATGCTGATGGAACGGATATTTTGGGGTTTAGTTGGGGGGAAAAAAGCCAAAAGGTATGCGTGCATCATCCATGGTATGCTCTATGGAGTTGCGACAAATGGGAGGAAAAAACACAACAATACACAGGAAACCAACTCATCACAAAAACTTGGGCAGGGGGTAATGCGGCTAACTACTACCACTCTCAAAACAACCAAGACATCACAGCCAATTTAAAAAATGATAACGGCACTTATTTTTTAAGCGGTCTGTATAACTACACCGGAGGGGAATATAATGGGGGGAATTTAAATATTGAATTAGGCAGTAACGCTACCTTTAATCTAGGTGCGAGTAGTGGGAATAGCTTCACTTCTTGGTATCCTAATGGGCATACTAATATTACTTTTAGCGCTGGGACTATCAATGTGAATAACAGCGTAGAAGTGGGCAATCGTGTGGGATCGGGAGCTGGCACGCACACGGGAATAGCCACTTTAAAATTGAACGCTAATAAGGTCAATATCAATTCCAATATCAGCGCGTTTAAGACTTCGCAAGTGAATATAGGCAACGCTAACAGCGTTATTGCCATCGGTTCGGTTTCTTTAAGTGGGAATACTTGCAGTTCTTTAGCCAGTGTGGGCGTAGGGGCTAATTGCTCTAATTCAGGGCCTAGCTATTCTTTTAAAGGGACGACAAACGCTACTAACACGACTTTTAGCAACGCAAACGGCAGTTTCACTTTTGAAGAGAACGCCACTTTTAGCGGGGCGAAATGGAATGGGGGGGTATTCACTTTCAATAAAGAGTTTAACGCTACCAATAACACCGCTTTTAATAGCGGTAGTTTCACTTTTAAAGATACAAGCTCTTTTAATAACGCTTCGTTTAGTAACGCCACATACACTTTTGACAATCAAGCCACCTTTCAAAACAGCTCCTTTAATGGGGGGACTTTTACTTTTAACAACCAAACTAATCCAACTAACAGAGCTCAGCACCCCCAAATTCAAAACAGCTCTTTTAGTGGTGGCGCTATTACTCTTAAGGGCTTTGTGGATTTCCAGCAAGCTTTTAACAATTCAAACCACCAACTAACAATCCAAAACGCTTCCTTTAATAACGCCACTTTTAACAATACTGGTAAAATCACTATAGAAAAAGATGCGAGTTTTAATAACACGACATTCAACACTTCTGTTAATACAAACAACATGATCATTAGTGGTGGTGTTACTTTAAGCGGTAAAAATGACTTGAACAATGGCTCAACCCTTGATTTTGGGAGTTCTAAAATCACTCTCACTCAAGGGACGACTTTTAACCTTACAAGTTTAGGCAGTGAGAAGAGCGTAACGATTTTAAATTCTAGCGGTGGGATCACTTATAATCATCTTTTAAACCATGCAATCAACGGCCTGACAAACGCCCTAAAAACGAATGAAAGCCCTTCAAAGCCGCAAAGTTTCGCTCAAGGTTTGTGGGATATGATCACTTACAATGGGGTTACCGGACAGCTTTTGAGCGAAAACGCTGCAACACCTAAACCCGCTGACTCTTCGCCCTCTGCACCCACTAAAGACTCCCCACAAGTCTATCAAGTGGGCTACAAAATAGGGGATACTATCTACAAACTGCAAGAAACTTTTAGCCATGATTCTATTATTATCCAGGCTTTAGAGAGCGGGACTTACACGCCACCCCCTGTCATTAACGGCTCCAAATTTGACTTATCCGCTTCAAATTATATTAATGCTGACATGCCTTGGTATGATCATAAATATTACATCCCCAAATCTCAAAACTTTACAGAGAGCGGGACTTATTACTTGCCGAGCGTTCAAATATGGGGGAGCTACACCAACTCGTTTAAACAAACCTTTAGTGCTAGTGGTAGTAATCTGGTGATCGGGTATAACGCAACATGGACTGATCATAATGTTTCTTCTAGCGGCACGGTGTCTTTTGGGGACACTTCAGGGAGCGCTCTTAATGGGCATTGCGGGCCTTGGCCCTATTACCAATGCACAGGCACGACTAACGGCACTTATAGCGCTTATCATGTCTATATCACAGCGAATCTGCGTTCTGGCAATCGTATAGGCACCGGTGGGGCAGCCAATCTGGTCTTTAATGGGGTAGATAGTATCAATATCGCTAACGCTACCATCACGCAACATAACGCCGGGATTTATTCAAGCTCTATGACTTTTTCCACGCAAAACATGGACAATTCGCAGAATTTGAGTGGCCTAAACGCTAACGGCACGCTTTTGGTGTATGGCACAACTTTCACTAACCAAGCCAAAGATGGGAAATTCATTTTCAATGTAGGGCAAGCGGTTTTTGAAAACACCAACTTTAATGGAGGGAGTTACCAATTCAGCGGTGATAGCTTGAATTTTTCAAATAACAACCAGTTCAATAGCGGTTCGTTTGAAATTAGCGCAAAAAACGCTTCGTTTAATAACGCTAACTTTAACAACAGCGCTTCTTTTAATTTCAATAATTCTAACGCAACCACTTCGTTTATGGGGGATTTCACTAACGCTAATTCAAATTTGCAAATCGCCGGGAACGCTGTTTTTGGGAACTCTACTAATGGCTCTCAAAATACCGCTAATTTCAATAATACCGGCTCTGTTAATATTTCCGGGAATGCAACCTTTGATAATGTGGTATTTAACAGCCCCACAAACACGAGCGTGAAAGGGCAAGTTACTTTAAATAACATCACTTTAAAAAACCTGAACGCTCCTTTGTCTTTTGGCGATGGAACGATTGCTTTTAGCGCTCATTCGGTGATTAATATTGGTGAAGCTATCACTAATGGCAACCCTATCACCCTTGTAAGCTCTTCTAAAGAAATTGAATACAACAACGCTTTCAGTAAAAATCTATGGCAGCTCATCAACTACCAAGGGCATGGGGCAAGCAGTGAAAAGCTCGTTTCTAGCGTGGGTAATGGCGTCTATGATGTGGTGTATTCTTTCAATAACCAAACCTACAATTTCCAAGAGATTTTTTCACAAAACAGCATTTCTATCCGGCGTTTGGGTGTTGGCATGGTGTTTGATTATGTGGATATGGAAAAATCGGATCATTTGTATTATCAAAACGCTCTCGGTTTTATGACCTACATGCCTAATAGCTATAACAATAATTTAGGGAATTTAAACAACACCATTTATTATTACGACAACAGCATTGATTTTTATGCGAGTGGGAAAACTCTATTCACTAAAGCGGAATTTTCTCAAACGTTCACCGGGCAAAACAGCGCGATCGTTTTTGGGGCTAAAAATATATGGACGAACGCAAGCGATGCGCCGCAATCTAGTGTGATCATTCGCTTTGGGGACAATAAGGGGGCAGGGAGCAATGATGCGAGCGGGCATTGCTGGAACTTGCAATGCATAGGCTTTATCACAGGGCATTATGAAGCGCAAAAGATTTACATCACCGGCAGCATTGAAAGCGGGAATCGCATTTCTAGCGGTGGGGGCGCGAGCCTTAATTTTAACGGGCTTCAAGGCATTCTTTTAACGAACGCGACTCTGTATAACCGCGCCGCTGGGACGCAAAGCTCTTCTATGAATTTTGTTTCTAACAGTGCGAACATTCAAGCCCAAAACTCCTATTTTATAGACGATACCGCGCAAAATAAAGGCAACCCTAATTTTAGTTTCAACGCTTTGAATCTGGATTTTTCTAACAGCTCTTTTAGAGGCTATGTGGGGACAACGCAATCTGTTTTTCAATTCAATGCCGTTAATGCGATCAGTTTCACTAACAGCTCTAATTTAAGCTCTGGTTTGTATCAAATGCAAGCTAAAAGCGTGTTGTTTGACAATTCCAATTTAAGCGTTTCAGTGGGGACAAGCAGCATTAAAGCCAATGCGATCAATCTTTCTCAAAACGCCTCAATCAATGCGAGCAACCATTCAACCTTAGAACTTTCTGGCGATTTGAATTTGAACGACACCAGTTCGCTCAACCTCAACCAAAGCACTATCAATGTGTCTAACAACGCCACGATCAACGATTATGCGAGCTTGATTGCGAGTAATGGCTCTCACCTTAATTTTAATGGGGCGGTTAATTTCAATTCAGCGAATATTACTACGAGTTTGAATAATTCCTCTATCGTGTTTAAGGGAGCGAGCTCTTTAGGAGGGCAGTTTAATTTAAGCAATAACTCTTCTTTAGATTTTCAAGGCTCTAGCGCTATCACCTCTAACACGGCGTTTAATTTCTATGATAACGCTTTTTCTCAAAGCCCTATCGCTTTCCATCAAGCCCTTGACATTAAAGCGCCCTTGAGTTTGGGAGGCAACCTCTTAAACCCTAACAACAGCAGCGTGCTGAATTTGAAAAACAGCCAGCTTGTTTTTAGCGATCAAGGGAGCTTGAATATCGCTAACATTGATTTACTAAGCGATCTGAACGATAATAAAAATCGTGTGTATAACATCATTCAAGCGGACATGAATAATAATTGGTATGAGCGTATCAGCTTCTTTGGCATGCGCATCAATGACGGGATTTATGATGCTAAAAACCAAACTTATAGTTTCACTAACCCTCTCAATAACGCCCTAAAAATCACCGAGAGCTTTAAAAATAACCAACTGAGCGTTACGCTCTCTCAAATCCCAGGCATTAAAAACGCGCTCTATAACATTGGCTCTGAAATCTTTAACTACCAAAAAGTTTATAACAACGCTAATGGCGTGTATTCTTATAGCGATGACGCAGAAGGCGTGTTTTATCTCACTAGCAGCGTGAAAGGCTATTACAACCCCAACCAATCCTATCAAGCCAGCGGCAGTAATAACACCACGAAAAATAACAATATAACCTCTGAGTCTTCTGTCATTTCGCAAACCTATAACGCGCAAGGCAACCCTATCAGCGCGTTACATGTCTATAACAAGGGCTATAATTTCAACAATATCAAGGCGTTAGGGCAAATGGCGCTCAAACTCTACCCTGAAATCAAAAAGATATTAGGGAATGATTTTTCGCTTTCAAGTTTGAGCGATTTAAAAGGCGATGCGCTAAACCAGCTTACCAAGCTCATCACGCCTAGCGATTGGAAAAACATTAACGAGTTGATTGATAACGCAAACAATTCGGTGGTGCAAAATTTCAATAACGGCACTTTGATTGTAGGAGCGACTAAAATAGGGCAAACAGACACCAATAGTGCGGTGGTTTTTGGGGGCTTGGGCTATCAAAAGCCTTGCGATTACACCGACATTGTGTGCCAAAAATTTAGAGGCACTTATTTGGGGCAGCTTTTGGAGTCCAGCTCGGCTGATTTGGGCTATATTGACACGACTTTTAACGCTAAAGAAATTTATCTTACCGGCACTTTAGGGAGCGGAAACGCATGGGGGACTGGGGGGAGCGCGAGCGTAACTTTTAACAGCCAAACTTCGCTCATTCTCAACCAAGCCAATATCGTAAGCTCGCAAACCGATGGGATTTTTAGCATGCTAGGCCAAGAGGGCATCAATAAGGTTTTCAATCAAGCCGGGCTCGCTAATATTTTGGGCGAAGTGGCGATGCAATCCATTAACAAAGCCGGGGGATTAGGGAATTTGATAGTAAATACGCTAGGGAGTGATAGCGTGATCGGGGGGTATTTAACGCCTGAGCAAAAAAATCAAACCCTAAGCCAGCTTTTAGGGCAGAATAATTTTGATAACCTCATGAACGATAGCGGTTTGAACACGGCGATTAAGGATTTGATCAGACAAAAATTAGGCTTTTGGACCGGGTTAGTGGGGGGATTAGCCGGACTAGGGGGCATTGATTTGCAAAACCCTGAAAAGCTTATAGGGAGCATGTCCATCAATGATTTATTGAGTAAAAAAGGGTTATTCAATCAGATCACTAGCTTTATTTCCGCTAACGATATAGGGCAAGTCATAAGCGTGATGCTGCAAGATATTGTCAAACCGAGCAATGCTTTACAAAACGATATAGTCGCTTTAGGCAAACAAATGATTGGCGAATTTTTAGGGCAAGACACGCTCAATTCTTTAGAAAGCCTGTTGCAAAACCAGCAGATTAAAAGCGTTTTAGACAAAGTCCTAGCGGCTAAAGGTTTAGGGTCTATTTATGAACAAGGCTTGGGGGATTTGATACCTAGTCTTGGTAAAAAAGGGCTTTTCGCTCCTTATGGCTTGAGTCAAGTGTGGCAAAAAGGGGATTTTAGTTTCAACGCGCAAGGCAATGTTTTTGTGCAAAATTCCACTTTCTCTAACGCTAATGGAGGCACGCTCTCTTTTAACGCAGGGAATTCGCTCATTTTTGCCGGCAACAATCATATCGCTTTCACTAACCATTTTGGAACGCTTCAATTATTGTCTAATCAAGTTTCTAACATTAATATCACTACGCTTGATGCCAGCAACGGCCTTAAGATTAATGCCGGTAGTAACAATATTTCTGTGTCTCAAGGCGATCTGTTTATCAACGCTAGTTGCACGCAACAAAGCACTCCAACGACAGCTAGCGCTGCAAACCCTTGTGCATTTAACGCCCAAAGCGCGAATGGCGCTTCTTCTAATAGTGCATCAAATAACGCGCCAATCGCCTTGAATAATAACGATGAGAGCTTGATGGTTACGGCGAATGATTTCAATTTTTCAGGCAATATTTACGCTAACGGGGTGGTTGATTTTTCAAAAATTAAAGGTTCTGCAAACGTTAAAAACCTGTATCTTTACAATAACGCTCAATTCCAAGCCAACAACCTCACGATTTCCAACCAAGCGGTGTTAGAGAACAACGCTAGCTTTGTAACGAATAACTTAAACATTCAAGGGGCGTTTAACAACAACGCCACGCAAAAAATAGAGGTGCTTCAAAATTTAGTGATCGCTTCAAACGCTTCTTTAGGCACTGGGATTTATGGGTTAGAAGTAGGGGGGGCGTTGAATAATTTGGGAACGATCCATTTTAATTTAGAAAACATTCAAACGCCTGTAAATCCGCTCATTCAAGCAGAGGGGATCATTAATCTCAACACCACCCAAACGCCTTTTATCAATGTCAATAACAGCATGGCCAATAACACGACTTACACCTTATTGAAAAGTAGGCGTTACATTGATTACAATATCAACCCTAACAGCTTGCAATCGTATTTGAAGCTCTATACCTTAATCAATATCAACGGAAACCACATAGAGGAAAAAAATGGCGTATTGACTTATTTGGGCCAACGGGTTTTATTACAAGATAAGGGGTTATTATTAAGCGTAGCGTTGCCTAACTCAAATAATGCCTCTCAAAACAACATTTTAAGCCTTTCTGTTCTTTATGACCAGATTAAAATGTCTTATGGCGATAGGATCATGGACTTTACCCCCCCTACTTTACAAGATTACATTGTGGGCATTCAAGGGCAAAGCGCGCTCAATCAAATTGAAGCGATAGGGGGGAATAACGCTATCAAGTGGCTTTCAACATTGATGATGGACACTAAAGAAAACCCGCTTTTTGCACCGATTTATTTAAAAAACCACTCTTTGAATGAAATCTTAGGCGTAACAAAAGATCTTCAAAACACCGCAAGCTTGATTTCTAACCCTAATTTTAGGGATAACGCTACCAACCTTTTAGAATTGGCGAGTTACACCCAACAAACCAGCCGTTTAACGAAACTCTCTGATTTTAGGGCTAGAGAGGGAGAGTCTGATTTTTCTGAGCGCTTATTAGAGCTTAAAAACAAGCGTTTCAGCGATCCTAACCCTGGAGAGGTTTTTGTCAAATACTCTCAACTTAGCAAACACCCCAATAACCTTTGGGTTCAAGGGGTGGGGGGAGCGAGCTTTATTTCTGGGGGCAATGGCACGCTTTATGGCTTGAATGCGGGCTATGACAGGTTGGTTAAAAACATGATCCTTGGGGGTTATGTGGCTTATGGGTATAGCGGTTTTAACGGGAACATCATGCATTCTTTGGCCAATAATGTGGATGTGGGGATGTATGCGAGGGCTTTTTTAAAAAGAAACGAATTCACTTTGAGCGCGAATGAAACTTATGGGGGCAATGCAAATAATATCAATTCTTCTAATCCCTTGCTTTCTGTGTTGAACCAACGCTACAACTACAACACCTGGACAACGAGCGTGAATGGGAATTACGGTTATGATTTCATGTTCAAACAAAAAAGCGTGGTGCTAAAACCTCAAGTGGGCTTGAGCTATCATTTCATAGGCTTGAGCGGGATGAAAGGCAAAATGCAAAATCCAGCCTACCAACAATTCGTCATGCATTCAAACCCTTCTAACGAATCGGTTTTAACGCTCAACATGGGGCTAGAGAGCCGTAAATATTTTGGCAAAAATTCCTATTATTTTGTAACGGCGAGGTTGGGCAGGGATCTTTTGATCAAATCTAAAGGCGGCAATATGGTGCGTTTTGTGGGCGAAAACACTTTATTGTACCGCAAGGGGGAAATTTTTAACACTTTTGCGAGCGTGATCACAGGGGGCGAAATGCATTTGTGGCGTTTGATGTATGTGAATGCGGGGGTGGGGCTTAAAATGGGCTTGCAATACCAAGATCTTAATATCACTGGGAATGTGGGCATGCGAGTGGCGTTTTAG
- the lysA gene encoding diaminopimelate decarboxylase, which translates to MFNYEELFQTYKTPFYLYDFDKIKQAFLNYKEAFRGRKSLICYALKANSNLSILSLLANLGSGADCVSIGEIQRALKAGIKPYKIVFSGVGKSAFEIEQALKLNILFLNVESFMELKTIETIAQSLGIKARISIRINPNIDAKTHPYISTGLKENKFGVGEKEALEMFLWAKKSAFLEPVSVHFHIGSQLLDLEPIIEASQKVAKIAKSLIALGIDLRFFDVGGGIGVSYENEETIKLYDYAQGILNALQGLDLTIICEPGRSIVAESGELITQVLYEKKAQNKRFVVVDAGMNDFLRPSLYHAKHVIRVITPSNGREISPCDVVGPVCESSDTFLKDVHLPELEPGDKIAIEKVGAYGSSMASQYNSRPKLLELALEDHKIRVIRKREALEDLWRLEEEGLKGV; encoded by the coding sequence ATGTTTAATTATGAAGAGCTGTTTCAAACTTATAAAACCCCTTTTTACCTCTATGATTTTGACAAGATCAAACAGGCTTTTTTGAATTATAAAGAAGCGTTTAGGGGGCGTAAATCTTTGATTTGCTACGCTTTAAAGGCGAATTCTAATTTGAGTATCCTCTCCTTATTGGCAAATTTAGGGAGTGGGGCAGATTGCGTTTCCATAGGCGAGATACAAAGGGCTTTAAAAGCCGGGATCAAGCCTTATAAAATCGTGTTTAGCGGGGTGGGTAAGAGCGCATTTGAAATAGAGCAAGCCCTAAAACTCAACATTTTATTTTTGAATGTGGAAAGTTTTATGGAATTAAAAACGATTGAAACAATCGCTCAATCTTTAGGGATAAAGGCTAGGATTTCCATTAGAATCAACCCTAACATTGACGCTAAAACGCACCCCTATATTTCTACCGGTTTGAAAGAAAATAAGTTCGGCGTAGGAGAAAAAGAAGCTTTAGAAATGTTTCTTTGGGCTAAAAAAAGCGCGTTTTTAGAGCCTGTCAGCGTGCATTTTCATATCGGATCGCAGCTCTTAGATTTAGAGCCGATTATAGAAGCGAGCCAAAAGGTGGCTAAAATCGCTAAATCTTTGATCGCGCTAGGGATTGATTTGCGCTTTTTTGATGTGGGTGGAGGCATTGGTGTGAGCTATGAAAATGAAGAAACGATTAAGCTTTATGATTATGCGCAAGGGATTTTAAACGCGCTTCAAGGCTTGGATTTGACCATTATTTGTGAGCCGGGTCGATCCATCGTGGCTGAGAGTGGGGAATTGATCACGCAGGTTTTGTATGAAAAAAAGGCTCAAAACAAGCGCTTTGTGGTTGTGGATGCGGGCATGAATGATTTTTTACGCCCCAGTTTGTATCATGCTAAACATGTCATAAGGGTCATAACGCCCTCTAATGGGCGTGAGATCTCGCCTTGCGATGTGGTAGGGCCTGTGTGTGAGAGCAGCGACACTTTTTTAAAAGATGTCCATTTGCCAGAATTAGAGCCAGGCGATAAAATAGCGATTGAGAAGGTTGGGGCTTATGGCTCTAGCATGGCCAGTCAATACAATTCGCGCCCCAAACTTTTAGAATTAGCCCTAGAAGATCACAAAATCAGAGTGATAAGAAAAAGAGAGGCTTTAGAAGATTTATGGCGGCTAGAAGAAGAAGGCTTAAAAGGGGTTTGA
- a CDS encoding chorismate mutase has translation MQKNLDSLLENLRAEIDALDNELSDLLDKRLEIALKIALIKQESPIYCPKREQEILKRLSQRDFKHLNGEILTGFYTEVFKISRKFQENALKELKK, from the coding sequence ATGCAAAAGAATTTGGATAGTCTTTTAGAAAATTTAAGGGCTGAAATTGATGCGTTGGATAATGAATTGAGCGATCTTTTAGACAAACGCTTAGAAATCGCTTTAAAAATCGCTCTCATCAAACAAGAAAGCCCCATTTATTGCCCTAAAAGAGAGCAAGAAATTTTAAAACGACTCAGCCAAAGGGATTTCAAGCATTTGAATGGAGAAATTCTTACGGGTTTTTATACAGAGGTTTTTAAGATTTCTAGAAAATTTCAAGAAAACGCCCTCAAAGAATTAAAAAAATAA
- a CDS encoding DUF2156 domain-containing protein translates to MFEKITLAHKDLFSRFLSAQKIVLSDVSFTNCFLWQHARLIQVAVIRDCLVIQTTYENQKPFYFYPIGKRPHECVKELLKLEKNLRFHSLTLEQKDDLKDNFVGVFDFTYNRDRSDYVYSIEELIALKGKKYHKKKNHLNQFLTNCANFVYEKISPQNKKEVLEASKEWFLESQTDDIGLINENKGIQSVLENYESLDVKGGLIRVNGEIVSFSFGEVLNEESALIHIEKARADIAGAYQIINQQLLLNEFSHLTYANREEDLGLEGLRRSKMSYNPVFLIDKYEAVARN, encoded by the coding sequence ATGTTTGAAAAAATTACCCTAGCGCATAAGGACTTGTTTTCAAGGTTTTTAAGCGCTCAAAAAATCGTTTTATCAGATGTGAGTTTTACGAATTGCTTTTTATGGCAGCACGCAAGGCTCATTCAAGTGGCTGTGATTAGGGATTGTTTGGTGATTCAAACCACTTATGAAAATCAAAAACCCTTTTATTTCTATCCTATCGGTAAGAGGCCGCATGAATGCGTAAAAGAGCTTTTGAAATTAGAAAAAAATTTAAGATTCCACTCCCTGACTTTAGAGCAAAAAGACGATTTGAAAGACAATTTTGTAGGGGTGTTTGATTTTACTTACAACAGAGACAGGAGCGATTACGTTTATTCTATTGAAGAATTGATTGCGCTCAAAGGGAAAAAATACCATAAGAAAAAAAACCACTTAAACCAGTTTCTAACCAATTGCGCGAATTTTGTTTATGAAAAAATTTCTCCTCAAAATAAAAAGGAAGTTTTAGAAGCTTCCAAAGAGTGGTTTTTAGAAAGCCAGACTGATGATATAGGGTTAATCAATGAAAATAAGGGCATTCAAAGCGTGTTAGAAAATTATGAAAGCTTGGATGTGAAAGGGGGGCTTATTAGGGTTAATGGAGAAATAGTCTCGTTTAGTTTTGGAGAAGTCTTAAACGAAGAGAGTGCACTCATCCACATTGAAAAAGCCCGCGCAGATATTGCAGGTGCGTATCAAATCATCAACCAGCAATTGCTTTTGAATGAATTTAGCCATTTGACTTACGCTAACAGAGAAGAAGATCTGGGATTAGAGGGCTTAAGAAGGTCTAAAATGAGCTATAATCCGGTGTTTTTGATAGACAAATACGAAGCGGTTGCTAGAAATTAA